In Candidatus Manganitrophus morganii, the genomic window GCCGGCGGGGTAATAATCTTCTTCCCAAGCACGGCAAAGAGGTTGCTCCCGGCCCCCTCCGTGACCTTCCCGTCGCGAATAAAAATCGCCTCAAAGGCCCCTGCACGGAGCGCCTGCTCCCGGCCCATCACGTTCGGCAAGAGGTTGAGCGATTTGACATTGCACCGTGCCCATCGGATATCGGGGGTGGAAATAATCGCCACCCCCTCTTCACGAAGTTTCAGTGGAAGCGGCTCGAATTCCCGGAAGGTCATGACCACGGTCGGCTTCACTTTTTTTGGAAAGGAGTGGAGGCGGGGGGCGGCGCCGCGCGTCACCTGAATATAAATCTTCACGTCGGCAAAATCGCTCTTGCGGCATCCGAGGCGGATGATCTTCTCCAACTGGCTTCCGGTGTACGGGAGGGTAATTTCAATCTCTTTGGCGCTGGCCTCCAGGCGGGAGAGGTGTTCATCGAGATGGAAGACCTCTCCTTGATAGGTTCGAATCAGCTCATAAATGCCGTCTCCAAATTGAAAGCCTCTGTCTTCCACGGAAACTTTCGCGGCTGAGATTGAACTCCATTTCCCGTTCACGAATGCAATATTGGGCATGAACTTTCCTTTTCTAGGAGCGT contains:
- the dat gene encoding D-amino-acid transaminase codes for the protein MEDRGFQFGDGIYELIRTYQGEVFHLDEHLSRLEASAKEIEITLPYTGSQLEKIIRLGCRKSDFADVKIYIQVTRGAAPRLHSFPKKVKPTVVMTFREFEPLPLKLREEGVAIISTPDIRWARCNVKSLNLLPNVMGREQALRAGAFEAIFIRDGKVTEGAGSNLFAVLGKKIITPPAGPYILSGITREVVLRIGKKNGLEMLERELKLSQLPSTDELFLTGTTVEILPVVRLDGKPIATGRPGEKTEFLCRAFQEQIASK